The Triticum urartu cultivar G1812 chromosome 5, Tu2.1, whole genome shotgun sequence genome contains the following window.
tttcttcatgacttatacatgttcctatgactatgagattatgcaactcctgtttaccggaggaacactttgtgtgccaccaaacgtcacaacgtaactgggtgattataaaggtgctctacaggtgtctccgaaggtacttgttgggttggcgtatttcaagattaggatttgtcactccgattgtcggagaggtatctctgggccctctcggtaatgcacatcacttaagccttgcaagcattgcaactaatgagttagttgcaggatgatgtattacggaacgagtaaagagacttgccggtaacgagattgaactaagtattaagatatcgacgatcgaatctagggcaagtaacatatcgatgacaaagggaacaacgtatgttgttatgcgatctgaccgataaagatcttcgtagaatatgtgggagccaatatgagcatccaggttccgctattggttattgaccggagacgtgtctcggtcatgtctacattgttctcgaacccgtagggtccgcacacttaaggttttgatgacaattatattatgagtttatgagttttgatgtaccgaaggagttcggagtcccagatgagatcggggacatgatgaggagtctcgaaatggtcaagatgtaaagatcgatatattggacgactatattcggacatcggaaaggtttctagtgattcgggtatttttcggagtaccggagaggtacggaaatacgtattgggccttattgggccatacgggaaagaaggaaaagggcctcaagggtggccgcacccctccccttagtctggtccgaattggactagggaaggggggcgcccccttccttccttctccttttcccttcctcttttcctattccatatgggaggtggaatcctactaggactagggagtcctagtaggactccacacttggcgcgccccctcctagggtcggcctcctcctcccttgctcctttatatacgggtgcaggggggcaccccaaagacacaacaattgatcattgatctcttagccgtgtgcggtgcccccttccaccataatcctcgataatattgtagcggtgcttaggcgaagccctgcgacggtagaacatcaagatcgtcaccacgccgtcgtgctgacggaactcttccccgacattctgctggatcggagtccggggatcgtcatcgagatgaacgtgtgctagaactcggaggtgccgtagtttcgatgcttgatcggtcgggccgagaagacgtacgactacatcaaccgcgttgtgctaacgcttccgctttcggtctacaagggtacgtagacaacactctcctctctcgttgctatgcatcaccatgatcttgcgtgtgcgtaggaatttttttgaaattactacgttccccaacagtggcatccggcctaggttttatgcgttgatgttatgcacgagtagaacacaagtgagttgtgggcgatataggtcatactgcttaccagcatgtcatactttggttcagcggtattgttggatgaagcggcccggaccgacattacgcgtacgcttacgcgagactggttctaccgacgtgctttgcacacaggtggctggcgggtgtcagtttccccaactttagttgaaccgagtgtggctacgctcggtccttgcgaaggttaaaatagcaccaacttgacaaactatcgttgtggttttgatgcgtaggtaagaacggttcttggtaagcccatagcagccacgtaaaacttgcaacaacaaagtagaggacgtctaacttgtttttgcagggcatgttgtgatgtgatatggtcaagacatgatgctaaattttattgtatgagatgatcatgttttgtaaccgagttatcagcaactggcaggagccatatggttgtcgctttattgtatgcaatgcaatcgcgttgtaatgctttactttatcactaagcggtagcgatagtcgtggaagcataagattggcgagacgacaacgatgctacgatggagatcaaggtgtcacgccggtgacgatggtgatcatgacggtacttcggatatggagatcacaagtacaagatgatgatggccatatcatatcacttatattgattgcatgtgatgtttatcttttatgcatcttatcttgctttgattgacgttagcattataagatgatccctcattaaattatcaaagtataagtgttctccctgagtatgcaccgttgcgaaacttcttcatgctgagacaccacgtgatgatcgggtgtgataggctctacgttcaaatacaacgggtgcaaaacagtagcacacgcggaatactcaggttaaacttgacgagcctagcatataacagatatggcctcggaacacggagaccgaaaggtcgagcgtgaatcatatagtagatatgatcaacatagtgatgttcaccattgaaactactccatctcacgtgatgatcggacatgctttagttgatttggatcacgtgatcacttagaggattagagggatgtctatctaagtgggagttcttaagtaatatgattaattgaactttaatttatcatgaacttagtcctggtagcaTTAGCATATCTATggtgtagatcaatagctcgcatttagctcccctgttttatttttgatatgtttctagagaaaactaagttgaaagatgttagtagcaatgatgcagattggatctgtgatctgaggtttatcctcattgctgcacagaagaattatgtctttggtgcaccgctaggtgacaaacctactgcaggagcagatgcagatgttatgaacatttggctagctcaatatgatgactacttgatagtttagtgcaccatgcttaaacggcttagaatcgggacttcaaagacgttttgaacgtcatggaccatatgagatgttccaggagttgaagttaatatttcaagcaaatacccgagttgagagatatgaagtctccaacaagttctatagctacaagatggaggagaatagctcaagcagtgagcatgtgctcagattgtctgggtactacaatcgcttgaattaagtgggagttaatcttctagataaaatagtgattgacagaattctctagtcaccatcaccaagttagtagaacttcgtgatgaactatgatatgcaagggataacggaaatgattcccaagctcttcgtaatgctgaaatcgacgaaggtagaaatcaagaaaaatatcaagtgttgatggtagacaagaccactagtttcaagaaaagggcaaagggaagaaggggaacttcaagaagaacggcaagcaagttgctgctcaagtgaagaagcccaagtctggtcctaagcctgagactaagtgcttctactgcaaagggactggtcactggaagcggaactgccccaagtatttggcggataagaaggatggcaaagtgaacaaaggtatatttgatatacagattattgatgtgtattttactagtgttcgtagcaacccctcggtatttgatactggttcagttgctaagagtagtaactcgaaacgggagttgcagaatgaacatagactagttaagggtgaagtgacgatgtgtgttggaagtggttccaagattgatatgatcatcatcgcacactccctatacttttgggattagtgttgaacctaagtaagtgttatttggtgtttgcgttgagcatgaatatgatttgatcatgtttattgcaatacggttattcattgaagtaagagaataaattgttgttctatttacatgaataaaaccttatatggttacacacccaatgaaattggttcgttggatctcgatcgtagtgatacacatattcataatattgaaaccaaaagatgcaaagttaataatgatagtgcaacttatttgtggcactgccgtttaggtcatattggtgtaaggCGCATGatgaaaatccatgctgatgggcttttggaatcacttgattatgaatcagttgatgcttgcgaaccatgcctcatgggcaagatgactaagactccgttctccggaacaatggagcaaagaacagatttgttggaaatcatacatactgatgtatgtggtccaatgaatattgaggctcgcggcaggtatcattattttctgatcttcacagatgatttgagcagatatgagtatatctacttgacgaaacacaagtctgaaacatttgaaaagttcaaagaatttcagagtgaagtggagaattatcgtaacaaaaataaaagtttctacgatatgatcgcagaagtaaaatatttgagttacgagtttggccttcagttaaaaacaatgtgaaatagtttcactactcacgccacctggaacaccacagtgtaatggtgtgtccaaacgtcataaccgtactttattagatatggtgcgatctatgatgtctcttaccgatctaccactatcgttttggggttatgcattagagacagctgcattcacgttaaatagggcaccatctaaatacgttgagacgacaccatatgaattatggtttggcaagaaacctaagctgttgtttcttaaagtttgaggttgcaatgcttatgtaaaaaagtttcaacctgataagctctaacccaaatcggagaagtgcgtcttcataggatacccaaaagaaaatgttgggtacaccctctatcacagatccgaaggtaatatattcgttgctttgaacggatcctttctagaaaaggagtttctctcgaaagaagtgagtgggaggaaagtagaacttgatgaggtaactgtacctgctcccttattggaaagtagttcatcacagaaatctgttcctgtgactactacaccgattagtgaggaagctaatgatgatgatcatgtaacttcagatcaagttactaccgaacctcgtaggtaaaccagagtgagatccgcaccagagtggtacagcaatcctgttctggaggtcatgttacttgaccatgacgagcctacgaactatgaggaagcgatgagagcccagattccgcgaaatggcttgaggccacgaaatctgagatgagatccatgtatgagaacaaagtatggactttgattgacttgcccaatgatcggtgagccattgagattaaatggatcttcaataggaagacggacgctgatagtagtgttactatctacaaagctagaattgtcgcaaaaaggttttcgacaagttcaaggtgttgactacgatgagagtttctcactcgtatctatgcttaagtctgtccgaatcatgttagcaattgccacattttatgaaatctggcaaatggataaacaaaactgcattccttaatggatttattaaagaagagttgtatatgatgcaaccagaaggttttgtcaatcctaaaagtactaacaaaatatgcaagctccagcgatccatctatggactggtgcaagcatctcggagttggaatatacgctttgataagttgatcaaagcatatagttttatacagacttgcggtgaagcctgtatttacaagaaagtgagtgggagcactacaacatttctgataagtatatgtgaaagacatattgttgatcggagataatgtagaattattctgcaaagcataaaggaatgtttgaaaggagtttttcaaagaaagacctcggtgaagctgcttacatattgatcatcaagatctatagagatagatcaataccttgataagtttttccaatgagtacataccttgacaagattttgaagtagttcaaaatggaatagtcaaaaaggagttcttgcctgtgttacaaggtgtgaagttgagtaagactcaaaacccaaccacggcagaagatagagagagaatgaaagtcattccctatgcctcggccataggttctataaagtatgccatgctgtgtaccagacctattgtatgccctgccctgagtttggcaaaggagtacaatagtgatctaggagtagatcactggacattggtcaaagttatccttagtggaataaggatatgtttctcgattatggaggtgacaaaaggttcgtcgtaaagggttacgtcgatgcaagttttgacactgatccagatgactctaagtcccaatctggatacatattgaaagtgggagcaattagctagagtagctccatgcagagcattgttgacatagaaatttgcaaaattcttacggatctgaatgtggcagacccattgactaaacttctctcataagcaaaacatgatcacacctcagtactctttgggtgttaatcacatagcgatgtgaactagattattgactctagtaaacccttgggtgttggtcacatgtcgatgtgaactatgggttttaatcacatggtgatgtgaactatcgatgttaaatcacatggcgatgtgaactagattattgactctagtgcaagtgggagactgaaggaaatatgccctagaggcaataataaagttattatttattttcttatatcatgataaatgtttattattcatgctagaattgtattaaccggaaacataatacatgtgtgaatacatagacaaacagagtgtcactagtatgcatctacttgattagctcgttcatcaaagatggttatgtttcctaaccatagacatgagttgtcatttgattaacgggatcatatcattaggagaatgatgtgattgacttgacccattccgttagcatagcacttgatcgtttagtttgttgctattgctttcttcatgacttatacatgttcctatgactatgagattatgcaactcccatttatcggaggaacactttgtgtgccaccaaacgtcacaacgtaactgggtgattataaaggtgctctacaggtgtctccgaaggtacttgttgggttggcgtatttcgagattaggatttgtcactccgattgtcggagaggtatctctgggccctctcggtaatgcacatcacttaagccttgcaagcattgcagctaatgagttagttgcaggatgatgtattacggaacgagtaaagagacttgtcggtaacgagattgaactaggtattgagataccaacgatcgaatctcgggcaagtaacataccgatgacaaagggaacaacgtatgttgttatgcgatctgaccgataaagatcttcgtagaatatgtgagagccaatatgagcatccaggttccgctattggttattgactggagacgtgtctcggtcatgtctacattgttctcgaacccgtagggtccgcacgcttaaggtttcgatgacagttatattatgagtttatgagttttgatgcatcgaaggagttcggagtcccggatgagatcgggaacatgacgaggagtctcgaaatggtcgagacgtaaagatcgatatattggacaactatattcgaacatcggaaaggttccaagtgattcgggtatttttcagagtaccggagagttacgggaatacgtattgggccttattgggccatacgggaaagaaggaaaagggcctcaagggtggccgcacccctccccttagtctggtccgaattggactagggaaggggggcgccccttccttccttctccttttcccttcctcttttcctattccatatgggaggtggaatcctactaagactagggagtcctagtaggactccacacttggcgcgcccctcctagggccggcctcctcctcccttgctcctttatatacgggtgcaggggggcaccccaaagacacaacaattgatcattgatctcttagccgtgtgcggtgcctccttccaccataatcctcgataatattgtagcggtgcttaggcgaagccctgcgacggtagaacatcaagatcgtcaccacgccgttgtgctgacggaactcttccccgacattctgctggatcggagttcggggatcgtcatcgagatgaacgtgtgctagaactcggaggtgccgtagtttcggtgcttgattggtcgggccaagaagacgtacgactacatcaaccgcgttgtgctaacgcttccgctttcggtctacgagggtacgtagacaacactctcctctctcgttgctatgcatcaccatgatcttgcgtgtgcgtaggaatttttttgaaattactacgttccccaacagtaggtGCCCTGTGGCACCCTGGTTTCAACTGGGCCGACAATGTTGGTCTTCTATGGATCTTCATGGATCCAGTATTGGTGCATCTACTTTCGTGTGTCTATAGGTTGGATTCTTCCAGTTTATGCTTCTCTTCATCGACGACGGTTGTTGTTCCGATGCACTAGTTCTGTGAAGGCTTAACACGATTTTTTGACTGTCTATTACAACAATTTTTGCCCGGCTATGATGaaggaggggcgatgacggcaaCGTGCCTTCCGCTCACTCCAATGCTTGTAGTTGTCGTTAGACAATCAATTAACTTGGATGCAATTTTTATTAATTTTTAGTGTTCTTTGTACTGGCATTAAAGTACTAGATTAGAAGTTTCTCCAAGAAAAACCAAACGCATCACTAGTGTTGGGAAAGAAAGACGAATCACAATCTTTGGTTTCGCAACTTTTGTATGGTATAGATCAAAGTACAAGTCACGTAAGGATCGATATAATAAAACTGAAAAGCCAGCAAAATATCTCTGAGCTTGATACCAACGCTCATTACGTGCCTCCGACACCACCACAGCAAACACCGAAGAAAATAATAACAGATCATCTCCTCACCCGAGTTTACCGCGACTTCATCGCTGATATGCAACTTTGTGGACCTTCAAGGTGGCTCGTCAAAAGTGGAGCACTTGTCGTTGAAGGAATAAGACCGATGCAACACCCCAGATACACGCCATCGAACTCTAAATCTGACACCCTACCACAACTAAGATACCGAAGGAGGAAACCATACCTGCCATCCACAAACCACGAACTCAGCACACATTCCGTCTTCCAGATGTCGTCGATGCAGACCATAATCTGCATCCGTTTCTGGACTACCTCCCAAGCTCTGCGCCACGCTGGAGCAAACGCCGCCGCAACGACGGAGTCCGAGGACATGGATCCACCACGAGAATGTCGTCGCCGCCACGCCATCCTTGTTTGAACAAATTGGTTTCCAAATTCATTTTCAATCATAAGACAGATGTCCTCGTCAGGGAAGGATTCGATTTTTTTAATTTCAGCGTCGTCATTGTTGTCGTCGAAGTAAAACGATGAATAGCCTAAAAACCTAGATTTTGAGGGAGTACAAACGATCCACGCGCGTGGATCCGACAACCCCCCTCACCACCAGCGACCGCCGGCGAAGGGGAGCCGCTGAAAGATTGGCCTCTCCTGACGGTGGCTAGGATTCCAGCCACGAGGGACGAGAGGAAAAAGGAAGCACAAATATTGGTTTCACAATTTTGCCTACCAGACCAGAGTCGTGGAAAACGTACAATACGCCTTCCATCCGCGCTCGTCGTAACCAAGTTTACGCCTTCAAACCAGTTCCGTGGCCTGCACACAGCTCACCGGCCACGCCCACACCGACAGTCTCCGCAAAAACGCATCCAAAACTTCGCGGCAGCGAGCACCCCGCGCAAAAATCCATCCGAAAACCACGCGGGCCCGCCCGCCATCCACCCAAACGAGATTCACTCCCTCCTCGCGCTCCCGCACCCCGCCTCGTCCTCACAGAAAAAGCACACCTCCCCGCCACGTCACCGATCCGCGCCACCCCTCCTCCCCCATTCCTCGCCGTCCACCTCCCATCCGACGGCCCGCGCCCCGCATCACGCGGATCCTGGCCGCTCCCCTCTCCCCAAACCCCGCGGCTATAAATCCCACCTCGCCGCGCACTCCACCACCATCAATCTCATCACCCACCACCAAACACAATCCAAGCCAATCCCACCGGAGAGAAGAGAAGATGTCGGGCCGCGGCAAGGGAGGCAAGGGGCTGGGCAAGGGCGGCGCCAAGCGCCACCGGAAGGTGCTGCGCGACAACATCCAgggcatcaccaagccggcgatCCGCCGTCTTGCGCGGCGTGGCGGCGTGAAGCGCATCTCGGGGCTCATCTACGAGGAGACCCGCGGCGTGCTCAAGATCTTCCTCGAGAACGTCATCCGCGACGCCGTCACCTACACCGAGCACGCCCGCCGCAAGACCGTCACCGCCATGGACGTCGTCTACGCGCTCAAGCGCCAGGGCCGCACCCTCTACGGATTCGGCGGCTAGGCCGAGGGCCCAGCCAGCTCGCGACGCCGCCGTCCGGCAGAGTAGTGGTATCTATCTAGTTGCTGTCTAGGGTTCGTGGTTCTCCTTGTATGTCGCTGGTGTTTGTCTGCTCCCGTCTTGTGAGCTGATGTTGTACTGGAAGAAATTTGGAATGGAAATTGCAGTAGCTTACCCCTGAATTCCTCTGCATCTCTTGAGTACGGTTTCAGTATTTTGCAATACGCTGTCCGATTTCACATCCCTGTACTCTCAAATTTTCTGCCCCCAAATCGACTCGGTTTTGCCCCCAAATCTTCTGCATTGAACACCTCTGAACTGCGAAATTCCTTCGAGCTGTTTGTCCCTCTCTGAATTAATCTCCATTGTCTGTCTCTGAATTTTTCTGCACGCCCACTCATCCGAGCTGATTCAAAATCCGTCGAGTAACAACTGCAGACGGCGATCCACCCAGCCGGAGAATGGAACGGCTTGTCTGCACCGGCACGGCGGCGGCGCAGGTACGAGCCCCAACCCAAAACCTGTTTCCACCCAGCCATTTCGTCGAACACCCGAGGTGCATTGCGTTCTCGTTGCCTGCTTCGTTCGTTCACGCCCCATGTCTCTTGCTTTGAAACAGATTGGAGCCGAGGTCGCCGCTGACCGCGGGGACGAGGGCGGTCGTGCTGCGGCGGTGGAACGCGGCCGCCGCCATGGGGGGCCCTGGAGTTGGGATCGCGTGCTCGCCTCTGCCCCGAATCGATCCACTTTGCTGCTCCCGCGACCTCCCGGTACAGATCTGATTTACCATCTCGATGTCTTTGCAAAAGTTGTCATGATCAGCCACAGCTTCGATTTGGTAGTTCATACCAGCTTTATCGGTTGCAATTTGGATGCACTACCAATCAGGACATTTTTTTGTGGAATTCCAAAAATATTTTAAAACAAAAGACTACCCCAGAGACCTGAGTAGCTGACCTGACCATTTGAACTGTGATGTGAATCAGCCATTTCCTTTTTTATTTAAAATATAGGTGTTGACTGGCTGATAACATTCTGAAATGTGATAAGAACCAGCTGATTTCTTTGCTTGTTCTTGAAAATGGACATCGGCCAACGGACTACCTTTTGAATTATGACAAGGAGCAGCTGGTTTCTTTGGCTGAAATTAGATTTTGACTACCTGAGTAACCCGACCCATATTTTTTGATGGTGGCAACTGGTAAGAACACAGTTGATTTCCTTGGCTGATAAGATGTATGAACTGAATTCATCATGGAGAAACATGAACCAGTGTGGACCTGAAGGCGCAAAATGCAAGCATTAGGTTGATGGGGTCTGGGTTTGGTTTACAGCTACCCATGTAGTCATATATCCGAGGAATTTGTTATTGTCTGGGTGCTGAGATCTCTGGCTTTCACAGCCTTGAAATGATACGAGTACTATGATACAGTATATGAACAATTACTAGCTAGCCTTGGATTGGGATGGGAAGCAACTGATTTCTTTGCCTGATTTTGAAAATAGATGTTGACTTTGTGAAACATCTTTTTAAATTGTGGTAAGAGGCAGCTATTTTCTTCGGCTAAAAGTAGATTTTGACTACCTGACACCTTTTTGAATTGGAATAACCATTTAACCATCTTGTTTCTTTGGCTGAAAATGCATATGAACTGAACATATTCAGAGGCAGACGCTATGAAAATATATGACACATTATGGTGCTAAAGGCGCATAAATAAAGGTCGATGGGTTCTGTGTTTGGTTTTCAGCAACCCATGCAGCCATGT
Protein-coding sequences here:
- the LOC125510363 gene encoding histone H4; the protein is MSGRGKGGKGLGKGGAKRHRKVLRDNIQGITKPAIRRLARRGGVKRISGLIYEETRGVLKIFLENVIRDAVTYTEHARRKTVTAMDVVYALKRQGRTLYGFGG
- the LOC125510362 gene encoding uncharacterized protein LOC125510362; protein product: MERLVCTGTAAAQIGAEVAADRGDEGGRAAAVERGRRHGGPWSWDRVLASAPNRSTLLLPRPPVGVTIQTAKRFKGTIDLLGHSEKDSEATRLQRRFTVKTHIR